The region TGTTCTACCGATTTTTTCAGGGAATTTAAGGGAGTATATCCTCGGGCGAGTACATACCCATTGGGTCCATCAATCCATACGACGGTAGGAAACCCATAAATGCCCATCTTCTTTACGGTTTCAAATTCGGCCTGTGTTTGTTGTAATACCGTTTCTTCTTGCATTTGGTTCACAAACTCATCTCCCATCAAACCCATCGTCTCTGCGAGGGAAACATACATTTCCCACTTGTCCGGATGTCTGCCATCGAAATAAACAGCCCGTTGAAGCGCGTGTGTAAACGGGACAATTTTAGAAGCCTCAAGGGCTTTAAGGGTCGTTAAGGCCAATCCTGGTTTTAATGAGTTTAGTTGCATATCGCCACCTCCCATCATGTCCTTCAGAAATGCCTCGCCGAACAAAACCCCCGTCACCTCCTCCACTTGCCGATAAGCGGTTTTAATAAAAGGTGCTTTTTCATTGATGGTACCCACACGATCGCCTAAAATCATACCGCCGGAAAGAACGTCAAAATCCACACGGCCCTGATAAGCCACAAACAAGGCTTGCATTACAGGCGAAAACCCATAACACCATCCACACAAGGCATCATAGACGTACAATATTTTGGGACGCATCTGGAAACGTACTTGGTTATAAATGGATTTTCCAAACATTCACCAGTCATTTTCTGGTTTGTTCCGAGCCGCAAAACGAACAGAACTGAACTTCAAACATAAACCCCTATTCCGTTTGTATCTTAACGGCTTCACCAAAACAATATACGAATGCTTGCTTCAACCGATACCTCCACTCCCGATAAAGGACTGGCATACAAATGGAAGGTACTTTGGTCGGTGATTTTTGGCCTATTTCTGGTTATCTTAGATCAAACCGTCGTCAATGTTGCTTTCCCTACCTTGCGTAATGAATTTAATGCCCCACTGGAAGACACACAATGGGTGCTGAGCATTTATGTCATGGCGATGGGAATTAGTACGCCCTTGGCTGGTTTTTTGGGGGATCGTTATGGTATGAAGCGGATCTACATTTGGGGCATCGCCTTGTTTGTCATCAGTTCGTTGCTCTGCGGGTTATCCGACTCACTGCCTCTATTAATTGCCGCACGCGCCTTACAAGGCATTGGGGGTGGCTTGGCCCTACCATTAGGATCTGCGCAACTCTTTCGCGCATTCCCACCACACGAACAAGGCTTGGCCCTTGGCCTGTTTGGTATTGCCCTAACCATGGCCCCCGCTTTAGGCCCTATCGTGGGCGGTTGGTTGGTGACGCACGACCTGTGGCGCTGGATATTCTACCTAAATGTGCCGATTGGCATTCTGGGGGTTGTGATTGCCTCGCGATGGCTTAAAGAAACCATACAGGAAAATGCTCCCAAATTAAGTATTCCCAGCCTTATTGCCTCGACGATTGGTTTTGGTGCGCTTTTATATGCCGCTTCCATTGCTGCCGATAAAGGCTGGGCCTCCACGACGGTACTGACGTGGCTTTTACTGGGTTTTGCAGGGCTTGGAGCGCTTTCCTATATCGAACTTAAAGTTTCACGAGAACCTTTATTGGATTTGCGCCTCTTTAAAAATCCAATCTTCTTACGAGCAACCATTATCGGCTACGTCGCAACAGTTGCACTCTTCGGTGCAGAATTCTTGATGCCAATCTATTTACAGGCCCTACGTGGGTACTCTGCATTGGATACTGGTATTTATCTGCTCCCGCTTGCCTTGACTGCTGGCCTGGTGACCGCCATTTCTGGACGCATTTATGACTACATAGGCCCCCGTCCACTGATTGTCGTCGGATATGGCATCATCATGCTTAATACTTGGCATCTGTCCCATATTCAGGTTGATACAACCATTCAGCACATCATGTGGCTCTTGGCCGAACGAGGGATTGGTATTGGTCTTACCGTACAAGCAACGTTTACTGCCGCACTCGGGGTTGCGCCCTTAGAAAAAGTCTCGCGAGCATCTTCACTTATCAATGCTTCCCGAAATGCCATACAAGCCATTGCCGTGGCAATTCTTGCCACCATTCTTGTTAGTGCTGTATCTCCTAAAGTGAAGAACATCCAAGACCAACTCATGCATGGTTCACCGTCGGCACAACAGGATGAGACCTTTAAAGGCGGTGTTTGTACCGAAATGCCTGCTGCGGGGAGCTTTGATGACCCCTTTGCCAACCCATTCGCCTCTGGATTGGGTAAAAAAATGCGTGACCTCCGAAAACAAGCCTGTACCGAAAACCTGCAAGGGCTTAGTGATGCCTACCGTATGACCTTCTATTTCTCCATTTTAGCCTTTATGCTCGGGTTTTTGCTGCCCGGATGGCCTGGAAAATGGACCGGACGGGATGGCATTCGCCCACCTACAGCCGCTTCACATTAGACTTTACCCAATCCCATCATGTACCTTTGTTTGTTTGAAGATGCTTTTTCGGATCATCTTCGCCCCGTATCCGAGACCCGTGCCGTGTATGACATCCGCTTAGGAAGCAGTACGTTGGCACAATACCTTCGCCGCCAATTTCCAGACCTGCATCCTGCCCTTCAGGTGCGACCCTACCTTGCGGGTACCATGACCGACTCCTATCCCGGTGTACCCGTAAACGAACCCCTTTTAGCGGGAACGTTATTTCTAAATGGACGCATTTCGTTCTTACCAGCCGAGGTGATCCAACGTCTCCGGAAAGCAGCCCAGCATGGAGAACCCAAACGGATTTTTATGCAGGATGGATTTGTGGTGGCCGCTTGGTTGCCTAATCCCTCCGATGTGGCTTTAGACCAAAATGCCCTAACGCCTTCGGCATTTCGTGACGCTCCTTTAGAAGCCGTGGAAGGGGTACATTTCCTAAATCGGCTGTGGCATCTATTGGTAGAATTGCCTGAATTTATTACAAGAGGGTTTGTGCAAGCGGGTAATTTTGGCAAGATTCACCCAGCAGCCATATTGGTAGAGCCCGACCATATCTTTGTTGCCGAAGGGGCCAAAGTACATGCAGGAGCCATTCTTGCAGCAGATACCGGACCGATATTTTTAGACCGTGGAGCCGAGGTGTGCGAAGGTGCAGTCGTTAAAGGCCCGTGCTATGTCGGACAACACTCCAGAATTAACATGACAGCGCGGATAGACACCACCGCAATAGGGCCGGGCTGTAAAATTGGCGGCGAAGTTCATGCCGCAACGTTCCAAGCAAATTCCAACAAGGCACACGACGGATATGTTGGTAACAGTTATATCGGACAATGGTGTAACATTGGTGCAGATTCTAATACATCTAACCTAAAAAACGACTACGGAAACATCCGGTTATACAATATCGCCCTACAGCGGTATGAACTTTCTGGACAACAATTTCTCGGAACCATCATGGGCGACCATACCAAATGTGGCATCAACACGATGTTCAATACAGGCACCGTGATTGGTACATGCTGCAACCTGTATGGTGGTGGGTATCAGCGAAATTACGTCTCTTCGTTTTCTTGGGGTAGCCCTGCCGAGATGTATATGCCTTATAAACTTGAAAAAGCCTTGCGTGTGGCAGAGGCGGTTTTTGCCCGCCGAAACAAACGAATGTCTCCTGCCGACCTACACATGCTGCAAACCATCTATCGGATGTACCACGACCTGGCAGCCGATGAAGACCAAGGCCAAAATTGAAGATGCATTTTTGCCAAATAGGACTATCATGAAAGTCTATCATGTCATCCTTTATTTTTTAGTCAGGGGTCAGGTTAAAAAATGTATCCTTGAGCCTAAAACGGCATCGTCCTCAACTTTGCGTGGACCAAGCATTCCTAATTAAACTTTTCCTGCAAACAAAAAGGGCAGAAGCCAAAAAGGGCAACCTTGCCCTTTTCGATAACGTTTGGTAAAAGAGAGTATCCGTTTTCCAAGGGGTTACCAAGTACCCAGCACAAGTTGAATCAAATGGCTATAACGCGGCACCAAGCCCGAAAGACGTCCTGTTTCGATACCATAATAAGCATAGTCTAAGGTCATACCGCCCAGATCCAATCCGCCTCCAAACGACGCATATCCTTGCCCAAAGCCACCCCGAACTTGCAAAAAGCCCAGCAACCGGACTTCCGCCCCAAAATACAGCTTCGATCCAAACGACTGTTGTACCATTGGAGACTGATACCCTTCCACATCTATGGCCGTAGAAACGCCCAACACCTTTGAAAAATTCCGGACATATCCTATTCCTAAACGGTAAGAGAGGCCAGAAGGACGGAGCGTGGCTTGCGCTATATTGCGGTTGAGTTCTGCGGCCTCTTCGTCTCCCTGTACCAATTTGGCATCCGCACTGCTAAAGTCAGACAAGTCGCCCGAAACAACATCATATACCGTAGCACCAACCCTAAGCCCCTGAATACGCTTAGGACGATATAACAAGCCGACATCTGCCGATAGCCCGCCTGCCGATAACGCATAAATGGGTTCATTGCTGGTAAAACCATCCAGCGATTTATCTTTAACCACCACCTGACGATAGGTGTATTTGGCATTGGCGCCTACGGAAAATTCAGGCGAAACGTCTATACTCGCTCCACCAATCCCTATTAAGTCCCCCTGTACAAGCAAGTTAACCTGTGGTACTCCGGCCCCCCCATCTGTAACCTGAACCAACCCTTTACCATCCGAGAAAATACCCATATTTAAGGCCGCTTTTTCCCCTAAACGGATTGCAAAGGCAGGCAAATACAGGTTGGATTCTGAATAGATGCCCCCATTTCGACGGAAGAGATCCAAGGCATCGTCATAAAGTGCTTCTTGCTCTTGATCCGAAAGCGTTTCGATTCCTTGGTCAATGGCTGGCTCAATCCGGTCTTTGTAGAAGGCGGCTATGTCTATCGTATTAATACCCGTTCCGGCCTTTAATCCCAAAATGGTAAAGCGCATCGCCTTTTTACCTAAGGCTTCGCGACCACCAGCCGGATTATAGAAAAAGGCGCTCTCCCGTTTAGGAAGGGCCACCCCCGCCCCACCCATCCCCAGATAGGCGGGCGATGCAACAAAAGAACGGGTATTTTGGGTAAAATTTTGTGCAAATAGATCATTGGTTGGCACAAACAAACAAAACAAGGCCAACAAATATGTTTTTTTCATGAGTATAGAGGATTTACATCCATTTAGCATACTTATAGCAATGGATAGAGTAGAGGAAATCACGAGACTTTTATGGAACCGGAACAGTACATGATGGCTGTACATCGCAGTAAAGACCAGATGTCTATGGCTGACAAGCAATATTCGATTGCAAAGCCTTATTCAGCGCATTATAACCATCTCTTGCAAGGGCAGAAAGCTCAGTGGACGTCGTAGAATTTAATAGGACAGAGCGGGTTTCTAATAGAAAAACAGCCATATCTAAACTATTCATAGATTTTTGGGTCTCGGCAAAAATCTTCTGACACCGCTCCTGTGCATTGGGACCTGTGCCATCATTGGTACAATACCCCAAGTACGTAACATTGGCTTTAGTACTGAAATTATACCAGATAGCACCATTTTGTTCAGCGAATTTTTTCATCTTATTAAATTCCTGAACCGTCACAACCAAACTATACAGCAAAAGGGCTTGTTCAATATTTGCTACTTTTTTACTCTTAAGTGCCGCAAGCAATGAAGCCTGCGCCATACGTGGATTGATATTGACAAATATGGGCGAGAGAATCACCTCCAAAACGCCAAAAAGGTCCTCTTTGGAAAGCTTCTGACTACTCAGGTAGCCATTCAAATCAAAGGGCGTCTTGCCGCCCCCCGGCTTATCGCTACAAAACTCCGCGATACGTAACTTCGAAAGTGGCAATCCACCAGTAAAGCTACCTCCCGGATCACCCGTACTCAGATAATCGGCCAGATTGCGTAAGTCAAAAACGTCTATATCTGCCGCGAGCAAGACGGCATTGGCGTGTTGTACACGGATTTCCCCGTTATCTGGTGCCAAAGACTGTGCTTTTTCCAATACTTTCTGTGCCTCCGCAGGAGTACCTTCCGCAATCAACTGTACTCCATCCGCCAAGAGTTTTTGCGGATCTTCGCTTTTTAAAATTTGCTCAACCTTTTCTTCTACGGTGATTTTACCCGAAAACAGGTTGTATTGGTCGCACCCGGATATGGTAAAGATTAAGGCGAACAACCAAATGACGTGGAAAGCAACTTTGTAAAACATAGCAGACAAATGTTTTAATTAAAAATATTTAGTATATATACAAAATCACATAAACCTATTTAAGATAAGTTTGCTCATGTAATTTCAGTACTAAAAGGTGGTGTATTGAGGTGCTAAAGCCTTAGAGGGAGGGTAATGGCTTTTCCAGCCGCCTTCAAGATGTGTTTGAGGCAACAAAATGAATATACCACTTTCTTGGTCAACCTGAACAGCATCAAAGCATTCTAACATAAAATTATCCTTGTTTCATTTTCGATAATTACACGATTCTTATACCACGCTGTTGGTACACGCTTGGATCAACAGCCATCACTTCTAATCCTAATTTTATCTTTTTAAAAATTTAAACAAATATTCACTCCTTCGATTGCCATGACCCAAATAATGTATTAAATTAGAATTGTAAGCGCTTACACTTTCCTTGACATTTAGTTTTTCACATAGATGAGACGTAATCTACTCCTTTTGGCCTTCCTCCTCAGTTCCCCATTCCAATCCTTTGCTCAAGATGTGCTCCTTCAGGGATTTTATTGGAACACCCATCCGGGCGACCTCTCCAAAAAAAATAGTGGCGGGGTTTGGTGGGATTCCCTCGCTACGGTAGCGCCCCAACTTGCCTCTGCTGGATTTAAAACGGTCTGGATTCCCTCGCCCGCCAAGGGATCCGGGGGGACTGCCGATATGGGCTATGGCATTAACGACTACTACGACTTGGGGAATTTTGGCAATAAAATTTCGGGAGCCTTTCGGACGCGGTTCGGAAACAAGGGCCAACTAATGACGATGATTTCTACCGTCAAAGGGAGTGGCCTGAAGGTGATGGTGGATGTGGTGTTGAACCACCGCTTTGGCGGAGACCCGACCCCTAAAACGCCTCACGTCTGTAATCCGCATCTAAATAGCGACCAGTTCACTATTTTTACCCCTGCCAGTGGGCGTTTCCCCGGAAGACCCGACCACTTCAACCCCACCTTCCCGCATTGCGATGTCAATGGCCCATACCACAACCCCATTTTTGGCCAAGACATCGGATACTTTGCCAACATAGACACTTCGCCCCCTCCTGGTGGCTGGTATTTTGGCCCACATAATGTTGGCACAGTTGCCGATTCCCTCATCACCTGGGGCCGCTGGCTCATGAATGATATTGGCTTCGATGAAATGCGGATTGATGCCGTAAAACACATCGAACCCGGTTTTTTGGCTCCTTTCTTGGTAGAAACCAAAAATGGCGAACAACCTTTTACCGTAGGCGAGTTCTACGATGGCGACAAGGATGCACTAAAGAACTATCTGAACGAGGTAAATACCTTTAATGGGGCTTATGGCTCCAAAGGCAAAAATGCCAAGCTCTCAATGTTTGACTTTAACATGTATTTTGGCCTAAAATCCCTCCTAAACGACGGGTCGGGAGGATATAATACGTGGAACCTCAATACCCTCGGACTCAACTTTAATGGCGTACATGGCGACAATGTGGTAACCTTTATCGAGAACCACGATTTTGACCGAGGCGGCTATAAAGCTGCCCCTGGCCCACAAGACCCAGGGTATAACCCCGACTGTTCTGGACCAGGCTTCTCGTGGTCGGGCAATACATGTCTCCAATATTTTACCCAACCAGATCACGACCCTGTTTTCCGCGACAAGCACATGGGGTACGCCTTTCTGATGTCGCTTCCGCCCCGTCCGATGGTTTTCTGGAAAGACTATTGGTGGTATGGCTTTAAAGACGAGATTGATTGGTTAATGAACCTCCGCCGCACCATGGCCACGGGTTTTGCAACCCCCGTAGCATCCCTTAATCCTTACTTCCCTAATACCGGAAACTACGACAGTAGTAACCACGGTGGTAATATGTTTGCTTTAAAGCGGGATGAAATGATGTTTACCTTGAACGACCGCGCAGACAAGCAAGGCGCTATTTGGGCAGATACCCCCTGGACGAATTTGGAACTAAAAGATTATTCCGATGCCTATATGTTTGAACAAACCTCCAGTTTTGGAGATAAACGTGCGTTTCTAAAGGCTAATGCCCGTAATTACGCATGGTATGCCCCAACCGGACGCTATCCACTACCCAACAATGAAGCCGCACCCAGTTTTACGGTTACAGCTACCGAGGGCGGAAAACTGCACTTTGTGGTACTTCGGGCCTCCGACTTGGCGCAGTTTGAAGTGGGTGGGAGCACCTTACAGGCAGGAGACGAAGTGGCCGTCCTTGGGACAAAAGATGCTTCAGGAAATTCAGGAATTGCCGGATTGGGACGTATCGGTCAAAGCGTGCGTTGGGACGGCGTACACGACTTGCTCATTGAGGTGCTGGGAAATGCCACCGACGACAACAACAATGGCCGTCTAAAAGCCGGAGATGACCTCCGCTTGGTCATCCGCAAACAAAGCAATGGTCAGAAATTTTTGACCCAATCCATCACTTGGTTGCCAGAGTCAACCGACTTTACCTTTAAAGCGAAACGCCCCCATTCTCGTGGGCCAAAATCTTTTGGATTAAAAGTGAACAATGGATCAGGGCAATACAGCATTGGGGGTATTTCCGTAATTTCGGGATTCTCCACCAGCATCGCCACCGCAAAAGAGGCACCACAGGCCATAGATACACAATTGGTGAAGGAAAAAGCCTTACTTTATCCGGCCTATCCTAACCCCTTTAATCCTACCACCACCCTATCGTTTGCACTTGCCACCACACAAAACGTAAGTGTTGAACTGTTTAATGCACTCGGACAACGGGTTCAAACGCTTTATAAGGGTAGTGTTTCTGCCGGAGAACGCCAGAATATACAGGTAAATGCCAGCAATTTGCCCTCCGGAACCTATATCGCACGTCTGGTAACAGCCGACGGTATGGTACGCGCACAATCCTTAATCCTTACGAAATAACCTTCGTAGAAGCCGGAAGTGCCCAAAAGGAAGGGAAAATGTGGGGCTTCCGGCTTTCTTATCTTGTAACCATTTAAGAATTTGCTTAATACATGAACAAGTTATTTACATTCATTTTTTTCTTGCCCGCTTTTGTCTTTTCCCAACCCGTTGTGGATGGTCAGGGAGGTGACCCTTGCTACAAGGTACAAGGTTCTTTTAGCGGGAGCAATGGCGCTTTCGGAGACTGGGGCGCAAAAGAAGTACAGGCTTGTACGCAAAACCAAACCTTGTATGTCTTTGTGAAAGGCGCTGTAAACCCCGCCAACTACCACGATGTTTTGGTCTTTATTAATACCAGCGACAAAACGGGCATTCCGGCAGGTGCAGCAGGTGAAATTCCAGCCGGAAACGATGGTCTTTCCCCTTTTAGTCAATACGCGTTCCCGATCACCAATCCCATTGAGACGGATCATGGCGTGCGGCTGACGGCTGATGCAGCCAATTTAAAAGGATATGTAAGTCATATCAATTATACGGGCACACCAAGTAATCTGGATGTCTATCTGGGTGAGGTAGCCTTTGGTGGTACGGCGGTTACCTATGCCGATATGTCATTTGCATACGTACAAGCCCCCAGCATGAGTGCCGCAACAGGGGGATTCGAGTTCTCGATTCCATACAGCAAACTTGGCGCGGGCGCGGGTGCACAATTCCAACTTTATGTGGTATATGGCAACGAGCAAGGGCAATACGCCATCGCGCCCGGTACCATCCAAACCCCACTCTTTAGCGGAACCGCCACCGCAACCGAGCGCGATGAACTACCCAATACTGCCGCGCTGGAGGTCTATCCCAACCCGTTTAACCCCGAAGCCACTGCCCGCTTTTCAGTGCCAATTACACAACCCGTCGAAGTAGCGCTCTACAATGCCTTGGGTCAGCGCCTCAAAACCCTCTATTCTGGAACCGCGCTTGCCGGGCAAATAATAGAGGCAAAATTACATGGCAACGACTTGCAAAGTGGCGTATATTACCTAAAGATGGCCGGAACCTCTGTTCTAAAAACCCGTGCGGTCTCGTTGCTTAAATAAACCAGTCCGCATTTACTTAATAAATCTAAACACATACTACCATGAAAAAACTCGTTACAACCTTGTGCATGATTTGCCTTTCATCAGTTGGTGTCTTTGCACAAGTCGGTTGGATTGGTAATCATTCTACTTCTACAACAACAGCTCCAGGTGGATCAAGTTTTAATGTGACCTTGAAGTTAGAAGTATGGAAAGGCGGTGTTACCGACCCCGCCGGGCAAGGTGCCGGCATTACCTGTAACGTCCATTGGAGCGGTGGGGTTGTGGTTGGTGGCAGTTGGCCCACGCCTACAACCGTTCCTGCAACTTATTCAGGGGACAATCCTAATAATGATATATACGAAGCGACCGTTACGGTAACAACAAACGGATACTACGAATTTACTGCCAATTGCACCTCTGATTCAATTGTAAAATGGGCTGGTGATTTTAGTACAGCAAATTTCGGTTTTACCATTTCGGGACTTCCTATTTCGTTGGCATCTTTTACCGGAACGGCAACGGAGAATGCAGCCACTCTCAACTGGGTTACGGTAAGCGAGCTAAACAGCGACCACTTTGATGTAGAACACTCGGCCAATGGCAGTGCGTGGAAAAAAGTGGGAACGGTACAAGCTGCTGGCAACAGCATTGACCTGCGCAACTACAGCTATACCGTAGAAGGACTACAAGTGGGCAAGCACAGCTTCCGCCTAAAAAGTGTGGACAAAAACGGGGATGCCCGCTATACGGCCTCGGTACAACTCAATGTGGAAGTACCCGGCCAATATGTCTTGTATCCCGCCTACCCAAACCCCTTCAATCCGGCAACCACCATCACTTTTGCAGTGGCTTCTCGTCAGGCCGTAAAAGCAGAAGTATTTAATGCCTTGGGTCAAAAAGTACGCACCCTCTTTAACGGAACACTTGAAGCCAATGTGCCACACAGCGCACAATTCGATGCCTCTGGCCTCCAAAGCGGTATGTACATTGTGCGCGTTACAGGAGCAAACTTCAAAGCCACCCAAAATGTTACGCTGCTGAAATAAGCGCCCTAAGAAGTCTTCCGGCTATTCTAAACCGGGGGTTGCGACGCGGCCTCCGGTTTTTTTGTGTGTATAACAACCAATGTAACCACACAGGCCTAATATAAATCGAAAAAGTCAACCACATCTGTGATTGACTTTTGGTGTTGGCGGTCCGGACGAGACTCGAACTCGCGACCCCATGCGTGACAGGCATGTATTCTAACCAACTGAACTACCGGACCATTCATTCTTATGAGGACTTTAATATACCAAATTCAGCCAACACTGCGCAAGCATCCCATGAACAAATTATACCGATTAACAAAACGTTCATACTTAAAACGACTCATATTGCACTGCAAGGGCCAATACCGCCATCTGATTATAGGCTGGGTGTGGGCCTGATGCAGCGCCCATATAGCGCCAGTGTGGCCCCAGCAATGTTTCTCGGTGACTACGGTTTGTTACCCCATCGTCCACCAACCATTGAAGCAAAAAGCCTTGTGCATCGTTCTGTCCATATGCAATATTTTCAGCAATTTCGCCAGACCACACCCCAAACCGCTCTGCGCGATTCCACACATGGCTACCATCCTTTCCCCGATGCCCCGTAGCCCCCGACGCCCCTTGGTCTTGTACATGGTGGATAGTGGCTTTCGTGAGACCCAATGCGCGGCGTAAAGGCGGCAAAGGCTTTTGGGCGAATAAAACACCCACCGCTTCTCGGACTGCCGTGGCCCCTTCGACCGTCATAAGGCGGGGTTTTCCTACCAACATCAAAACATTTCCCTTAAAATAAGGCAGCCAAGCCTGAAGTTTCCTACCATATACCGAGGGATTGCTGCGAAGTTGGTTGATCTCGTATAAAAGGGCTTCGTCAAAAGGAATACTCCCCGAAAGGTAGGACCGAGGCGCCACCCCCTTACATTGCGCCAATAACACCCCAACCAATAACCAATACACCCTACACCACAGTAGTGTGTGGGGCATTACATCACCATTTCCATAACAAACCCACCCATATGGATTCTTGAAAAAAAAAGACTTAAACAAATTGTTAAGGTGTTGAGAAAGTGAAAAATATCTTATATCTTCTGGTTTGGAATCTTTCCAATTTTTAACTGCTAACACACACTTATTTTATAAGGGAGGACACAAATGTCAGTACAAGCAAAATACCAAGAGGTTCTTGATTTAGGACAAGCGTTCCAAGCAACCGATGGCAAAGTTGAAGAAGCAAATGGCGTGCTTAAGGTTTGGGGAACCGTAAAGACCCAAGGCCAAAAAGACGCCCTTTGGGATAAAAT is a window of Bacteroidetes Order II. bacterium DNA encoding:
- a CDS encoding T9SS type A sorting domain-containing protein, producing the protein MKKLVTTLCMICLSSVGVFAQVGWIGNHSTSTTTAPGGSSFNVTLKLEVWKGGVTDPAGQGAGITCNVHWSGGVVVGGSWPTPTTVPATYSGDNPNNDIYEATVTVTTNGYYEFTANCTSDSIVKWAGDFSTANFGFTISGLPISLASFTGTATENAATLNWVTVSELNSDHFDVEHSANGSAWKKVGTVQAAGNSIDLRNYSYTVEGLQVGKHSFRLKSVDKNGDARYTASVQLNVEVPGQYVLYPAYPNPFNPATTITFAVASRQAVKAEVFNALGQKVRTLFNGTLEANVPHSAQFDASGLQSGMYIVRVTGANFKATQNVTLLK
- a CDS encoding tetratricopeptide repeat protein, which encodes MFYKVAFHVIWLFALIFTISGCDQYNLFSGKITVEEKVEQILKSEDPQKLLADGVQLIAEGTPAEAQKVLEKAQSLAPDNGEIRVQHANAVLLAADIDVFDLRNLADYLSTGDPGGSFTGGLPLSKLRIAEFCSDKPGGGKTPFDLNGYLSSQKLSKEDLFGVLEVILSPIFVNINPRMAQASLLAALKSKKVANIEQALLLYSLVVTVQEFNKMKKFAEQNGAIWYNFSTKANVTYLGYCTNDGTGPNAQERCQKIFAETQKSMNSLDMAVFLLETRSVLLNSTTSTELSALARDGYNALNKALQSNIACQP
- a CDS encoding CAP domain-containing protein, with amino-acid sequence MPHTLLWCRVYWLLVGVLLAQCKGVAPRSYLSGSIPFDEALLYEINQLRSNPSVYGRKLQAWLPYFKGNVLMLVGKPRLMTVEGATAVREAVGVLFAQKPLPPLRRALGLTKATIHHVQDQGASGATGHRGKDGSHVWNRAERFGVWSGEIAENIAYGQNDAQGFLLQWLVDDGVTNRSHRETLLGPHWRYMGAASGPHPAYNQMAVLALAVQYESF
- a CDS encoding DHA2 family efflux MFS transporter permease subunit, whose translation is MLASTDTSTPDKGLAYKWKVLWSVIFGLFLVILDQTVVNVAFPTLRNEFNAPLEDTQWVLSIYVMAMGISTPLAGFLGDRYGMKRIYIWGIALFVISSLLCGLSDSLPLLIAARALQGIGGGLALPLGSAQLFRAFPPHEQGLALGLFGIALTMAPALGPIVGGWLVTHDLWRWIFYLNVPIGILGVVIASRWLKETIQENAPKLSIPSLIASTIGFGALLYAASIAADKGWASTTVLTWLLLGFAGLGALSYIELKVSREPLLDLRLFKNPIFLRATIIGYVATVALFGAEFLMPIYLQALRGYSALDTGIYLLPLALTAGLVTAISGRIYDYIGPRPLIVVGYGIIMLNTWHLSHIQVDTTIQHIMWLLAERGIGIGLTVQATFTAALGVAPLEKVSRASSLINASRNAIQAIAVAILATILVSAVSPKVKNIQDQLMHGSPSAQQDETFKGGVCTEMPAAGSFDDPFANPFASGLGKKMRDLRKQACTENLQGLSDAYRMTFYFSILAFMLGFLLPGWPGKWTGRDGIRPPTAASH
- a CDS encoding T9SS type A sorting domain-containing protein, with product MNKLFTFIFFLPAFVFSQPVVDGQGGDPCYKVQGSFSGSNGAFGDWGAKEVQACTQNQTLYVFVKGAVNPANYHDVLVFINTSDKTGIPAGAAGEIPAGNDGLSPFSQYAFPITNPIETDHGVRLTADAANLKGYVSHINYTGTPSNLDVYLGEVAFGGTAVTYADMSFAYVQAPSMSAATGGFEFSIPYSKLGAGAGAQFQLYVVYGNEQGQYAIAPGTIQTPLFSGTATATERDELPNTAALEVYPNPFNPEATARFSVPITQPVEVALYNALGQRLKTLYSGTALAGQIIEAKLHGNDLQSGVYYLKMAGTSVLKTRAVSLLK
- a CDS encoding T9SS type A sorting domain-containing protein is translated as MRRNLLLLAFLLSSPFQSFAQDVLLQGFYWNTHPGDLSKKNSGGVWWDSLATVAPQLASAGFKTVWIPSPAKGSGGTADMGYGINDYYDLGNFGNKISGAFRTRFGNKGQLMTMISTVKGSGLKVMVDVVLNHRFGGDPTPKTPHVCNPHLNSDQFTIFTPASGRFPGRPDHFNPTFPHCDVNGPYHNPIFGQDIGYFANIDTSPPPGGWYFGPHNVGTVADSLITWGRWLMNDIGFDEMRIDAVKHIEPGFLAPFLVETKNGEQPFTVGEFYDGDKDALKNYLNEVNTFNGAYGSKGKNAKLSMFDFNMYFGLKSLLNDGSGGYNTWNLNTLGLNFNGVHGDNVVTFIENHDFDRGGYKAAPGPQDPGYNPDCSGPGFSWSGNTCLQYFTQPDHDPVFRDKHMGYAFLMSLPPRPMVFWKDYWWYGFKDEIDWLMNLRRTMATGFATPVASLNPYFPNTGNYDSSNHGGNMFALKRDEMMFTLNDRADKQGAIWADTPWTNLELKDYSDAYMFEQTSSFGDKRAFLKANARNYAWYAPTGRYPLPNNEAAPSFTVTATEGGKLHFVVLRASDLAQFEVGGSTLQAGDEVAVLGTKDASGNSGIAGLGRIGQSVRWDGVHDLLIEVLGNATDDNNNGRLKAGDDLRLVIRKQSNGQKFLTQSITWLPESTDFTFKAKRPHSRGPKSFGLKVNNGSGQYSIGGISVISGFSTSIATAKEAPQAIDTQLVKEKALLYPAYPNPFNPTTTLSFALATTQNVSVELFNALGQRVQTLYKGSVSAGERQNIQVNASNLPSGTYIARLVTADGMVRAQSLILTK
- a CDS encoding DsbA family protein gives rise to the protein MRPKILYVYDALCGWCYGFSPVMQALFVAYQGRVDFDVLSGGMILGDRVGTINEKAPFIKTAYRQVEEVTGVLFGEAFLKDMMGGGDMQLNSLKPGLALTTLKALEASKIVPFTHALQRAVYFDGRHPDKWEMYVSLAETMGLMGDEFVNQMQEETVLQQTQAEFETVKKMGIYGFPTVVWIDGPNGYVLARGYTPLNSLKKSVEQLLLECT